Proteins from one Hydrogenivirga caldilitoris genomic window:
- the topA gene encoding type I DNA topoisomerase: MNLFIVESPTKAKTIQRYLGKEFIVRATFGHVKDLPQRELGVDEETLEAKYVYVKGKKKVIDSLKKLARSAQVVYVGTDPDREGEAIAYFVEQEILKVNKNVRRAVFYEITPSAIRESIRNAGELNMNMVYSQFARRILDRLIGYKVSPHLWKAFRNYKLSAGRVQSPALRLIVDREREIESFKVKKYYYVKALLEKDGHLFEATYDYRYENPSDAKLLAERIKDGVCAVVGVKRKEERVPPPKPFITSTLQSDANAKLGFPTEKTQSLAQKLYEWGVITYPRTDSYRMSSTKAREFMEYIAQKFGQEYVGRLRKFKEKPISQGAHECIRPTGIKERTLSGDYGVLYRLILSRTLASLMSEMLLEKREVDVEVSSPKLKTPLVLKAKGLEVKFDGWSRAYPADIKEEKLPELKEGELLKLVKVFIEEKKTQPPPRYTEGSLVRTLEKLGIGRPSTYATIVKTLKQRGYVHLYRKSLKPTEVAFLVVDYLMEHFPVLMDYSFTAYMENSLDEIEEGKRFWKDVVREFFGKVMSGVV, encoded by the coding sequence ATGAACCTCTTTATAGTTGAATCGCCCACCAAGGCAAAGACCATACAGCGGTATCTTGGAAAGGAGTTTATTGTGAGAGCTACCTTCGGTCATGTAAAGGACCTTCCTCAAAGAGAGCTCGGTGTAGATGAAGAAACCCTGGAAGCCAAGTATGTCTATGTTAAGGGGAAGAAAAAGGTGATTGACTCCCTTAAAAAGCTTGCCAGGAGTGCTCAGGTTGTCTATGTGGGAACCGACCCCGATAGAGAAGGTGAAGCTATAGCTTACTTCGTTGAGCAGGAGATTCTGAAGGTCAACAAGAATGTAAGGAGAGCTGTTTTCTATGAGATAACACCTTCGGCTATAAGAGAGAGTATTCGGAATGCCGGTGAGCTGAATATGAATATGGTTTATTCCCAGTTTGCCCGCAGGATACTTGATAGACTCATAGGTTATAAGGTCTCACCTCATCTATGGAAGGCTTTCAGGAACTACAAGCTGTCGGCAGGAAGGGTGCAGTCACCCGCCCTCAGGCTTATCGTTGACCGAGAAAGGGAGATAGAGAGCTTCAAGGTGAAGAAGTATTACTATGTAAAGGCTCTACTTGAGAAGGATGGACACCTTTTTGAAGCCACATACGATTACAGGTATGAGAACCCTTCCGATGCGAAGCTTTTAGCTGAGAGGATAAAGGACGGTGTTTGCGCTGTGGTTGGGGTTAAGAGAAAGGAGGAGAGAGTACCTCCCCCCAAACCTTTTATTACATCAACACTCCAAAGTGACGCTAATGCAAAACTCGGCTTTCCTACCGAGAAGACCCAAAGCCTAGCCCAAAAACTCTACGAGTGGGGTGTCATAACCTACCCAAGAACGGACAGTTATAGAATGAGTTCCACCAAGGCGAGGGAATTCATGGAGTATATAGCCCAGAAGTTTGGACAGGAATACGTGGGAAGATTAAGGAAGTTCAAGGAGAAACCCATATCTCAAGGAGCTCACGAGTGTATAAGACCTACAGGTATAAAGGAAAGAACCTTGAGCGGGGACTACGGAGTTCTTTACAGGCTTATACTTTCAAGAACCCTGGCTAGCCTTATGTCTGAGATGCTTTTGGAAAAACGAGAAGTTGACGTTGAGGTCAGCTCACCTAAACTTAAGACCCCACTGGTTCTTAAAGCAAAAGGACTTGAAGTGAAATTTGATGGTTGGAGCAGGGCTTATCCAGCAGATATAAAAGAGGAAAAACTCCCCGAATTGAAGGAAGGCGAACTCCTTAAACTTGTAAAAGTGTTCATTGAGGAAAAGAAGACACAACCCCCTCCCAGATATACCGAGGGAAGCCTGGTCAGGACCTTAGAAAAGCTTGGCATTGGGAGACCATCAACCTATGCCACTATAGTTAAGACACTCAAGCAGCGAGGCTACGTCCACTTATACCGGAAAAGCTTAAAACCAACGGAGGTTGCCTTTTTAGTGGTGGACTACCTTATGGAGCATTTCCCGGTGCTTATGGATTATAGCTTTACCGCTTATATGGAGAACTCTTTAGATGAGATTGAGGAAGGAAAAAGGTTCTGGAAGGACGTGGTGAGAGAATTCTTTGGAAAGGTAATGAGCGGTGTGGTTTAA
- a CDS encoding MBL fold metallo-hydrolase RNA specificity domain-containing protein has product MTIKITPCGAAKGVTGSCYLLEAQGIKLLIDCGLFQGGEEERNYDPFPFDPSEISYLILTHAHIDHCGRIPLLVKEGFKGKILCTRPTAQIARIMLLDAARVMNETYKSKLKKAERLGEVVNPPIYEEMDVLESFDLFSHPYLEYDKFYDLAPAFRFRLKDAGHILGSAFVEFDVGGKRVIFSGDLGNKNKPIVRDPSPPSTAQAVFIETTYGDRNHKSFKESKEEFEDAVLKTLYRGGNVLIPSYALERAQDILFVLREMYERDILPECQVFLDSPLAISATKLFLQNPDFFDEETYRIFKERDPFNFPYLKFTRDVEESKKINDIKSGAIIIAGSGMLTGGRILHHLKHNLWREECSLIFVGYQPKGTLGRRIIEGSEKVKVLGEEIAVRAEIYTINGFSSHAGQKELTEWLSHTERPKVYLVHGEEEKMNIFADHIKNELSLESFIPEFGMPIEI; this is encoded by the coding sequence ATGACAATAAAGATAACTCCGTGTGGTGCGGCAAAGGGTGTTACCGGAAGCTGTTATCTCCTTGAAGCGCAGGGCATAAAGCTTCTTATTGACTGCGGCTTGTTCCAAGGCGGAGAGGAGGAAAGGAACTATGATCCTTTTCCCTTTGACCCTTCGGAGATAAGTTACCTCATTCTCACCCATGCCCATATAGACCATTGTGGAAGAATCCCCCTACTTGTAAAAGAAGGGTTTAAGGGGAAGATACTGTGCACGAGACCAACAGCTCAAATCGCAAGGATAATGCTCCTTGACGCTGCAAGGGTCATGAATGAGACTTATAAAAGCAAGTTAAAAAAGGCAGAAAGGTTAGGTGAGGTAGTCAACCCACCTATTTATGAAGAGATGGATGTATTGGAAAGTTTTGACCTGTTCTCTCATCCGTATTTGGAATACGACAAATTTTACGACCTGGCTCCGGCTTTTAGGTTTAGGCTCAAAGATGCAGGACATATTCTAGGCTCCGCCTTTGTAGAATTTGATGTAGGAGGAAAGAGGGTAATCTTTTCAGGAGATTTAGGGAATAAGAACAAGCCTATTGTCAGAGACCCTTCCCCTCCATCAACTGCCCAAGCGGTATTTATAGAGACAACCTACGGAGACAGGAATCATAAAAGCTTTAAAGAGTCAAAGGAAGAGTTTGAGGACGCTGTCCTAAAGACACTATACAGAGGGGGAAATGTCCTTATACCTTCCTATGCCCTAGAAAGGGCTCAAGACATCCTATTTGTTCTGCGGGAAATGTATGAGAGAGATATACTTCCGGAATGCCAAGTTTTTTTAGACAGCCCTCTTGCCATAAGCGCTACGAAATTGTTCCTCCAGAATCCCGATTTTTTTGACGAAGAGACTTATAGAATTTTTAAGGAAAGAGACCCCTTCAACTTTCCATACCTTAAATTCACAAGGGATGTTGAAGAGTCTAAGAAGATAAACGATATAAAAAGCGGAGCGATAATAATAGCCGGAAGCGGTATGCTTACCGGTGGAAGAATACTTCATCATCTCAAGCATAATCTATGGAGGGAGGAGTGTAGTCTTATATTTGTTGGATATCAACCAAAAGGTACTTTAGGCAGGAGGATAATTGAAGGTTCTGAAAAGGTTAAGGTATTGGGAGAAGAGATAGCGGTAAGAGCGGAAATCTATACCATAAACGGTTTCTCCTCTCATGCGGGTCAAAAGGAGCTCACGGAATGGCTCTCCCATACTGAAAGACCTAAGGTTTATCTGGTTCACGGGGAGGAAGAAAAAATGAACATATTTGCAGACCATATAAAGAATGAGCTCTCCTTAGAAAGTTTTATACCCGAGTTTGGTATGCCGATAGAAATATGA
- the serS gene encoding serine--tRNA ligase codes for MLDIELIRKKTQLVKERLSKRDKKLPELIDDVLSLDSKRREILVELENLRAERNKRSKEIGLLRKEGKDASEIEEKVREIKEKIDALEEELRKVERGLREKMLWVPNIPHESVPEGESEEDNVEIRKWGEPRKFTFEPRPHWEIGEILGILDFDRGVRLSGSRFTVLRNWGARLERALINFMLDLHRDKGYEEILPPHLVKPDILEGTGQLPKFEEDLYKCERDELYLIPTAEVPLTNLYRGEILSEDDLPIYLTAYTPCYRREAGSHGKDVRGIIRQHQFNKVELVKIVHPDTSYDELEKLTADAEEVLKLLGLPYRVVELCTGDLGFSAAKTYDIEVWFPSQGKYREISSCSNCEDFQARRMNTRFKDSRTGRNRFVHTLNGSGLAVGRTLAAILENYQREDGSVEVPEVLRDYLGVEVIG; via the coding sequence ATGCTGGATATAGAGCTGATAAGAAAAAAAACCCAACTCGTAAAGGAAAGGCTTTCAAAAAGGGATAAGAAGCTACCCGAACTTATAGACGATGTTCTAAGCTTAGACTCAAAGAGAAGAGAAATCTTGGTGGAGCTTGAAAACCTGAGAGCAGAAAGGAACAAAAGGAGTAAAGAGATAGGGCTGCTTAGAAAAGAAGGAAAAGACGCCTCTGAGATAGAAGAGAAAGTACGGGAAATAAAAGAAAAAATAGATGCTCTTGAGGAGGAGCTAAGAAAGGTGGAAAGGGGTCTGAGGGAGAAGATGCTCTGGGTACCAAACATACCCCATGAGAGCGTTCCTGAGGGTGAGAGCGAGGAGGACAACGTTGAAATAAGAAAATGGGGAGAACCGAGAAAATTTACCTTTGAACCAAGACCCCACTGGGAAATCGGAGAAATTCTTGGTATTTTGGACTTTGACAGAGGGGTAAGACTGTCCGGCAGCAGATTCACGGTTTTAAGAAACTGGGGTGCAAGACTTGAGAGAGCCCTCATAAACTTTATGCTTGACCTTCACAGGGATAAAGGATATGAGGAGATTTTGCCCCCACACCTGGTCAAGCCAGATATACTTGAAGGCACAGGGCAGCTCCCAAAGTTTGAAGAAGACCTTTACAAGTGTGAGAGAGATGAGCTTTACCTAATTCCAACTGCAGAGGTCCCCCTCACCAACCTTTACCGAGGGGAGATACTCAGTGAAGATGACCTACCTATATATCTAACAGCCTACACACCTTGCTACAGAAGGGAAGCAGGCTCTCACGGGAAGGATGTAAGGGGAATAATAAGGCAGCACCAGTTCAACAAGGTAGAGCTCGTTAAAATAGTCCATCCGGACACCTCTTACGATGAGCTTGAAAAACTTACTGCCGATGCAGAGGAAGTCTTAAAACTTCTGGGTCTTCCCTACAGGGTTGTTGAGCTATGCACAGGAGATTTGGGATTTTCCGCAGCCAAAACCTACGATATAGAAGTCTGGTTCCCATCTCAGGGCAAGTACCGGGAGATATCTTCCTGCTCTAACTGTGAGGACTTTCAAGCAAGGAGGATGAACACAAGATTCAAGGACTCAAGAACGGGTAGGAACAGGTTCGTTCACACACTCAACGGCTCTGGACTTGCGGTGGGAAGAACTCTTGCCGCCATACTTGAGAACTATCAGAGAGAGGATGGGAGCGTTGAAGTACCGGAAGTTCTGAGGGACTATTTAGGTGTTGAGGTCATAGGATAA
- a CDS encoding GGDEF domain-containing protein, with protein sequence MGIEDLEKFLPVVLINRNYVVTSLNDTGKMMLGEVVGKKCFQVLYNLDKPCPEYNISCPILSGEENVDTVTLDFEVYLRTYGKLPIGGIYWESVINITNLSIIRSGVFDALTGLYSRSFLSGMIDKFFYMWKRYGEVFSVLFIDMDNLKQINDEYGHLTGDEALKKVGQCIKLYLRKADIGVRYGGDEFIVVLPKTRREEAIKVAKRIRECISSIPFVTKLSASLGVIESSEKDTKVEEMIERADKVLYYAKSVGEGTIAVAKTEEEFYTVD encoded by the coding sequence ATGGGGATTGAGGATTTAGAAAAGTTTCTTCCCGTCGTGTTAATCAACAGAAACTATGTGGTAACTTCACTTAATGACACCGGCAAGATGATGCTTGGGGAGGTGGTAGGAAAAAAGTGTTTTCAGGTCCTGTATAACCTGGACAAACCTTGCCCAGAGTACAACATAAGCTGTCCTATATTATCGGGTGAAGAGAATGTGGATACTGTAACCTTAGACTTTGAGGTTTATCTAAGAACTTATGGAAAACTCCCAATCGGGGGGATATACTGGGAATCGGTAATAAACATAACGAACCTCTCCATCATAAGGTCTGGAGTTTTTGACGCCCTCACTGGACTCTACAGCAGAAGCTTTCTCTCTGGCATGATAGATAAGTTTTTCTACATGTGGAAAAGGTATGGAGAGGTTTTCTCCGTTTTATTCATTGATATGGATAACCTAAAGCAGATAAACGATGAGTACGGGCACCTTACCGGAGATGAAGCGCTTAAGAAAGTAGGTCAGTGTATAAAACTTTACCTTAGAAAGGCTGATATCGGAGTTCGTTACGGTGGAGATGAGTTTATCGTTGTCCTTCCCAAAACCCGAAGGGAAGAGGCTATAAAGGTTGCTAAAAGGATAAGGGAGTGCATAAGCTCTATCCCTTTTGTGACAAAGCTTTCCGCCTCATTAGGTGTAATAGAATCCTCTGAGAAGGATACAAAGGTTGAGGAGATGATAGAAAGGGCGGATAAAGTACTTTACTATGCCAAAAGCGTCGGCGAAGGAACCATAGCTGTTGCCAAGACCGAGGAGGAATTCTACACCGTAGATTAA
- a CDS encoding DsrE family protein: protein MKLLLILFAVVSFSFAQDKELKAVFDCAVGDLDWVSLRLSLIKKTAESLVREGRDYKFVVTIHSHCIPIVEKDLKRFPPKKARKVEFIQSQLRTLKELYNVEVKACRIAMDRGKISGVPDFIETVPNSWITLIELQNSGFAFVPF from the coding sequence ATGAAGTTACTGTTGATTCTCTTTGCTGTTGTTTCTTTTTCTTTCGCCCAGGATAAAGAGCTTAAAGCTGTCTTTGACTGTGCAGTAGGAGACCTTGACTGGGTCAGCCTGAGGCTTTCTCTTATAAAGAAGACTGCAGAGAGTCTTGTAAGGGAAGGAAGGGATTACAAGTTCGTCGTCACTATACACTCCCACTGTATACCGATAGTGGAGAAGGACTTAAAGAGGTTCCCTCCTAAGAAGGCAAGGAAAGTAGAGTTCATTCAGAGCCAGCTAAGAACACTAAAGGAGCTCTACAACGTTGAGGTGAAAGCCTGCAGGATAGCTATGGACAGGGGAAAGATAAGCGGTGTTCCAGACTTTATAGAAACGGTTCCTAACAGCTGGATAACTCTGATAGAGCTTCAGAACTCAGGATTTGCATTTGTGCCCTTTTAA
- a CDS encoding DsrE/DsrF/DrsH-like family protein, whose translation MKTMAMVVRQDAYDLVLTPLAFAYLGAADYDEVNILFVNWAVRLLSKQGVEAVKPSADHTGTPVDMIEERVKAAGLPADLHEIFKKLKETGKVHLYACSLAAQIFGVEEKDLISEADGIVGATWFLMEKAEPATIFMQY comes from the coding sequence ATGAAGACCATGGCTATGGTTGTGAGGCAAGACGCCTATGACTTGGTTTTAACCCCGCTGGCTTTTGCCTACTTGGGTGCAGCAGACTACGATGAGGTGAACATCCTCTTTGTGAACTGGGCTGTAAGGCTCCTTTCCAAGCAGGGCGTTGAAGCGGTAAAGCCCTCGGCGGATCATACTGGAACACCGGTAGATATGATAGAAGAGAGAGTGAAAGCGGCAGGACTGCCGGCAGACCTTCACGAGATTTTTAAGAAACTCAAAGAAACCGGGAAGGTCCATCTATACGCCTGTAGCCTCGCAGCTCAGATATTCGGTGTTGAGGAGAAAGACCTTATCTCTGAAGCGGATGGAATAGTAGGGGCTACATGGTTTCTCATGGAAAAGGCTGAACCTGCGACTATATTTATGCAGTACTGA
- a CDS encoding TetR/AcrR family transcriptional regulator — MSKKQSGEQTKRSIILTAKKLFVEKGYFNTSMRDIAKEAGVSTGALYHHFESKEEIAGEIYRETVEKIKERLEKALREGEGAREKIKGVIRELLILAEEDRYTMEYALYVKHREILDVPVCSAEPMDLLKKFCREEIDKGRIRAIDPELCAVCITAAPVRLMQLKWDGVIKEPLTSYADSLGECVWRSLSP; from the coding sequence GTGAGTAAAAAACAGTCAGGGGAACAGACAAAGAGAAGCATAATCCTCACAGCAAAGAAACTCTTCGTAGAGAAAGGGTACTTCAACACCAGCATGAGAGACATAGCAAAAGAAGCCGGAGTCAGTACAGGAGCTTTATACCATCACTTTGAAAGCAAGGAGGAGATAGCGGGTGAGATATACAGGGAAACTGTAGAAAAGATAAAAGAAAGACTTGAAAAGGCTCTCCGTGAAGGGGAAGGAGCAAGAGAGAAGATAAAAGGTGTGATAAGAGAGCTTCTTATACTTGCGGAGGAGGACAGGTACACGATGGAGTATGCTCTCTACGTCAAACACAGGGAAATTTTAGATGTTCCTGTTTGTTCTGCAGAGCCGATGGACCTTCTCAAGAAATTCTGTAGAGAAGAGATAGATAAGGGGAGAATACGAGCTATTGACCCAGAGCTCTGCGCCGTATGTATAACCGCTGCTCCTGTTCGTCTCATGCAACTTAAGTGGGACGGTGTCATAAAGGAACCGTTAACCTCATACGCTGATAGCCTTGGGGAATGCGTATGGAGGTCCCTCTCTCCTTAA
- a CDS encoding thioredoxin fold domain-containing protein, translating to MQRALILLIGLFSLVFGGSLYDLLIKEQISSIPKDKAIVVGKGDKELIAVINPDCPHCRAEWKELRKHLDKLKVYIFVFPFKTWGEENLKKSYYIACSEDKLKAIDEVMLGKLDGKALNVSKCDLIEEHLKVVDRLGVNGVPYNIIPEKNKIIEGFSQNLLNELGIKGE from the coding sequence ATGCAAAGAGCACTCATACTGCTAATAGGCTTGTTCTCCCTCGTTTTTGGTGGCAGTCTTTACGACCTGTTGATCAAAGAGCAGATAAGCAGCATACCAAAAGATAAGGCAATAGTTGTAGGGAAAGGGGATAAGGAGCTCATAGCAGTTATAAACCCAGACTGTCCCCACTGTAGAGCCGAGTGGAAAGAGCTTCGCAAACATCTGGACAAATTGAAGGTATACATATTTGTGTTCCCCTTCAAGACCTGGGGGGAGGAGAATCTAAAAAAGTCTTATTACATCGCCTGCTCAGAAGACAAACTCAAAGCTATTGATGAGGTTATGTTGGGAAAACTGGACGGTAAGGCTCTGAATGTAAGTAAATGCGACCTGATTGAGGAACATCTTAAGGTTGTTGACAGACTGGGAGTAAACGGTGTTCCCTACAATATAATTCCTGAGAAGAACAAAATAATTGAAGGCTTTTCACAGAACCTCCTCAATGAGCTTGGGATCAAGGGTGAGTAA
- the ispH gene encoding 4-hydroxy-3-methylbut-2-enyl diphosphate reductase, whose protein sequence is MVEIIVAPNAGFCFGVKRAVKLAEESSHLVKNRKRVFTLGPIIHNPQEVGRLKSIGIKPLENEELQEGDAIIIRSHGIPPEKERELKEKGLRVIDATCPYVKAVHEAVCKLSQEGYFIVLVGEKNHPEVIGTLGYLKECNGKGIVVESMDDLQEAFRHEKVGVVSQTTQSERFFKEVVGELSLWVKELKVINTICNATSVRQEDVYTLAPEVDVMIIIGGKNSGNTRRLYSIAKSLNERTYHIETSEELNPSWFEGVKRVGITAGASTPGWIIEEVRSKIKEICKEHSYC, encoded by the coding sequence ATGGTTGAGATAATCGTAGCACCCAACGCGGGCTTCTGTTTTGGGGTAAAGAGGGCTGTTAAACTCGCAGAAGAAAGCTCCCATCTCGTAAAGAATAGAAAGAGAGTTTTTACCCTAGGTCCGATAATCCATAATCCTCAGGAAGTAGGAAGGTTAAAAAGTATAGGGATAAAACCCCTTGAAAATGAAGAGTTGCAAGAGGGTGACGCGATAATAATCCGTTCGCATGGAATACCTCCAGAAAAGGAAAGGGAGTTAAAGGAAAAAGGGTTAAGAGTTATAGATGCTACCTGCCCATACGTTAAAGCTGTTCATGAAGCCGTATGTAAACTTTCCCAAGAAGGATACTTTATAGTTCTCGTAGGGGAAAAGAACCACCCTGAGGTTATAGGTACCTTAGGCTACCTCAAAGAATGCAACGGCAAAGGTATAGTTGTAGAAAGCATGGACGACCTACAGGAGGCTTTCAGACACGAAAAGGTTGGGGTCGTTTCCCAGACTACTCAAAGTGAAAGGTTTTTCAAAGAGGTCGTAGGAGAGCTCTCCCTTTGGGTTAAAGAGCTTAAGGTTATAAACACTATATGCAACGCTACTTCGGTGCGACAGGAGGACGTATACACCCTCGCCCCTGAGGTTGATGTGATGATAATTATAGGTGGCAAAAACAGTGGAAATACGAGAAGGCTCTACAGTATAGCAAAGTCCCTGAACGAACGCACCTATCATATAGAGACCTCAGAGGAGCTTAACCCATCATGGTTTGAAGGTGTAAAAAGAGTCGGGATAACCGCCGGAGCTTCAACCCCAGGATGGATAATAGAAGAGGTTAGGAGTAAAATAAAGGAAATATGCAAAGAGCACTCATACTGCTAA
- the purN gene encoding phosphoribosylglycinamide formyltransferase has protein sequence MLRIGVLVSGRGSNLQAIIDSIEEGKLNASIELVISDNPKALALERCKKHNLKSEIVERKNFSSKEDFEKAIASKLKDKGVELVVLAGFMRILSNTFLSHFPNRVINIHPSLIPAFQGLNAQRQAIEFGAKFSGCTVHVVDESVDGGPVIVQAVVPVLPEDNEETLSRRILSYEHRVLPQAIQWFSEGRVSMKGRLLVIEGAKYGSLPVNPELEKF, from the coding sequence ATGCTTAGAATAGGAGTTCTGGTGTCTGGTAGGGGATCAAACCTTCAGGCAATAATTGACAGTATAGAGGAAGGTAAGCTTAATGCAAGTATAGAGCTTGTAATATCAGATAACCCTAAAGCCCTCGCCCTAGAGAGGTGCAAAAAACACAACTTAAAGAGTGAAATTGTTGAGAGGAAGAATTTCTCCTCAAAAGAGGACTTTGAGAAGGCTATCGCTTCAAAGCTCAAAGATAAAGGGGTGGAACTGGTAGTGCTCGCAGGATTTATGAGGATTCTGTCAAATACATTCCTCAGCCACTTCCCCAATAGGGTTATAAATATTCACCCCTCCCTAATCCCAGCCTTCCAGGGACTCAACGCTCAAAGGCAGGCTATAGAGTTCGGAGCAAAATTCTCTGGATGTACAGTTCACGTTGTGGATGAAAGTGTTGATGGTGGACCGGTTATAGTTCAAGCTGTTGTACCAGTTCTTCCAGAGGATAACGAGGAAACTCTCTCCAGGAGGATACTCAGTTACGAACACAGGGTACTTCCTCAAGCGATTCAGTGGTTTTCAGAAGGACGCGTAAGCATGAAGGGGAGGCTCCTGGTAATTGAAGGAGCGAAGTACGGCTCCCTTCCTGTAAATCCAGAACTTGAGAAATTTTGA
- a CDS encoding hydantoinase B/oxoprolinase family protein, translating into MSYLLLEVFRNRLSSIAEEMGLVLQRTAFSPNIKERKDLSCAVFDRKGKLVAQAEHIPVHLGSMSMSVRKAIDTIPMEEGDMVILNDPYRGGTHLPDITLVAPVFYRGELRFYVANRAHHADIGGMSSGSMPLSNSLFQEGLIIPPVKLVEKGEIKKDILSIITANVRTPEERIGDLSSQIMANRVGIERAVSLLDTYGEETERLCEELLAYSEKLMRKAIERIPDGSYEFEDYLEDDGYGTKDIAIRVRLKVQGGEVSVDFSESDPQTQGPMNAVKAITLSATYYAFRCLLPEDAPTNDGCFAPIEVITKRGTILDANFPAAVAGGNVETSQRIVDVVLGALAKALPEYVPAASQGTMNNVAIGGVDPRTGKSFTYYETIGGGMGAWYGGNGESAVHSHMTNTMNTPVEAMEHSFPFIVREYSVRRNSGGDGLRRGGDGIVREIEFLSEVEVTVLSERRRTPPYGLFGGQPGMVGKNTVIKGGKRESMSGKFSIRLKKGDGLRIETPGGGGYA; encoded by the coding sequence ATGTCTTACCTTCTCCTTGAGGTATTCAGAAACAGGCTCTCCTCCATAGCTGAGGAGATGGGATTAGTCCTCCAAAGAACCGCCTTCTCGCCGAACATAAAGGAGAGAAAAGACCTCTCCTGTGCAGTTTTTGACCGTAAAGGCAAGCTCGTTGCTCAGGCTGAACATATACCGGTTCACCTTGGCTCAATGTCTATGTCTGTAAGGAAGGCAATTGATACAATTCCGATGGAAGAAGGGGACATGGTGATTCTAAACGACCCATACAGGGGCGGGACTCACCTTCCGGACATCACTTTGGTAGCTCCGGTCTTTTACAGGGGTGAACTCAGGTTCTATGTGGCAAATAGGGCACATCACGCCGATATAGGTGGTATGTCTTCTGGTTCAATGCCTCTATCAAACTCCTTATTTCAAGAAGGCTTGATAATTCCCCCCGTAAAGCTTGTGGAGAAAGGGGAAATAAAGAAGGATATATTGTCCATAATAACTGCAAACGTCAGAACACCCGAGGAGAGGATCGGTGACCTAAGCTCCCAGATAATGGCAAACAGGGTAGGTATTGAGAGGGCTGTAAGCCTGCTGGACACTTACGGAGAGGAAACGGAAAGGTTGTGTGAAGAGCTGCTCGCTTATTCAGAAAAACTTATGCGTAAAGCGATAGAGAGAATCCCCGATGGGAGTTACGAGTTTGAAGACTATTTGGAAGATGACGGATACGGAACAAAGGACATAGCTATAAGGGTTAGATTAAAGGTGCAGGGTGGTGAGGTCAGTGTTGATTTCTCGGAGAGCGATCCCCAGACCCAAGGACCCATGAACGCCGTCAAAGCCATAACTCTATCTGCAACCTACTATGCTTTCAGGTGCCTACTTCCCGAGGACGCTCCCACCAATGATGGATGTTTTGCACCTATAGAGGTTATAACCAAAAGAGGTACTATCCTGGATGCTAACTTTCCTGCGGCGGTTGCTGGAGGGAACGTGGAAACCTCCCAGAGAATAGTAGACGTAGTCCTGGGAGCCCTGGCAAAAGCGCTACCAGAATATGTACCAGCAGCCAGCCAGGGAACCATGAACAACGTTGCCATAGGCGGTGTTGACCCAAGGACAGGGAAAAGCTTCACCTACTATGAGACTATAGGAGGTGGAATGGGAGCCTGGTACGGTGGGAATGGGGAGAGCGCAGTCCACTCCCACATGACCAACACTATGAACACCCCGGTAGAAGCTATGGAACACTCTTTTCCCTTTATAGTGAGGGAGTATTCTGTGAGAAGAAACTCAGGAGGAGATGGACTTAGAAGAGGAGGAGATGGAATAGTGAGGGAGATAGAGTTTCTTTCAGAAGTTGAAGTTACCGTCCTTTCGGAGAGGAGGAGAACTCCCCCTTACGGTTTGTTTGGTGGACAGCCCGGTATGGTAGGGAAGAACACCGTTATAAAAGGCGGAAAGAGAGAGTCTATGTCCGGCAAGTTTTCAATTAGGCTCAAGAAAGGTGACGGGCTGAGGATAGAGACACCAGGAGGAGGTGGATATGCTTAG